One genomic window of Leopardus geoffroyi isolate Oge1 chromosome C3, O.geoffroyi_Oge1_pat1.0, whole genome shotgun sequence includes the following:
- the PPDPFL gene encoding pancreatic progenitor cell differentiation and proliferation factor-like protein isoform X2, whose product MASVPSIGCLLARNQYYRKASISSVSSLSGSDSVNVIPDDKSQQELPKVAESDWWFKSFFHSEPELSDVRRKDLSASSSHSSF is encoded by the exons ATGGCGTCAGTTCCCTCCATTGGTTGCCTGCTGGCCAGAAATCAGTATTATCGAA AGGCCAGCATTTCTTCAGTTAGCTCTCTAAGCGGCTCTGATTCTGTTAACGTCATACCTGATGACAAATCCCAACAAg AGTTACCAAAAGTGGCAGAATCCGACTGGTGGTTTAAATCCTTTTTCCATTCTGAACCGGAACTTTCAGATGTAAGAAGAAAAGATCTGTCTGCCAGTAG CTCTCATAGTTCATTCTGA
- the PPDPFL gene encoding pancreatic progenitor cell differentiation and proliferation factor-like protein isoform X1 yields the protein MASVPSIGCLLARNQYYRKASISSVSSLSGSDSVNVIPDDKSQQELPKVAESDWWFKSFFHSEPELSDVRRKDLSASRKTETCWSSHFPDRICRHPDSESLGSFLKTQTIVQVASATWRLSRSVALKSNESSNVVTCMK from the exons ATGGCGTCAGTTCCCTCCATTGGTTGCCTGCTGGCCAGAAATCAGTATTATCGAA AGGCCAGCATTTCTTCAGTTAGCTCTCTAAGCGGCTCTGATTCTGTTAACGTCATACCTGATGACAAATCCCAACAAg AGTTACCAAAAGTGGCAGAATCCGACTGGTGGTTTAAATCCTTTTTCCATTCTGAACCGGAACTTTCAGATGTAAGAAGAAAAGATCTGTCTGCCAGTAG GAAGACAGAAACCTGCTGGAGTTCCCATTTCCCAGACAGGATCTGCAGACACCCAGACAGCGAAAGTTTAGGCAGTTTCCTCAAAACACAGACGATTGTGCAAGTGGCATCAGCAACGTGGAGACTATCGAGAAGCGTGGCTTTGAAAAGTAACGAGTCTTCAAATGTAGTGACTTGTATGAAATAA